The proteins below are encoded in one region of Micromonospora pisi:
- a CDS encoding putative bifunctional diguanylate cyclase/phosphodiesterase — MPAPVPPTSGEEFSRAGVQRYAQQWAAAMARLGFVPMSGAETERLLAVHAVRLAQALLAEPFSADPADDVGRELVGAHLTDPAMLDWSVRALGAGFANAVLPEQPDSPAVRHRIARLQGGLAAGFARALRELTFSQQERISRSAWQARDETEQALRDSEARFRAVFSGAALGIGIADTSGRIIDLNQVFAEMLGYAVTELRDRQVTEFCHPEDVGPLAELYQELVEGKREAARVEKRYRRKDGSVVWTDLALSLIRHDDGRPRFVVAMVEDITQRYELQQRLRFQALHDPLTGLPNRTLFFDRLAAVFADGKPTDRVGLCFLDLDGFKAINDSLGHDLGDRLLVVVAQRLAASVSARGHLVARMGGDEFVILVERSDGPDEVVDVAKAALSTVAEPVQVGDQQLEVSASIGLVEGPLADTCPTDLMKAADATLYWAKADGRGRWAVYDAERGARDNARAGLAAVLPAALERGEFTVDYQPIVALTDGSLRAVEALVRWRHPELGLLGPDQFIGLAEETGLIIRLGRWVLHQACAYGSRWRREFPDTRLVVSVNLAVRQANDPGVVDMVAEVLRDTGFPAELLQLEITESAVMATGGEPVRSLRRLAALGVRLAIDDFGTGYSNLAYLRRLPIHSLKLAAPFVEGIRSGDALALVDERIVDALVRLAHALGLSVTAEAVETARQADRLRALNCDTGQGLFYGAPVAAEGITARLRETAPGRAG, encoded by the coding sequence GTGCCGGCCCCCGTCCCACCGACCAGCGGCGAGGAGTTCAGCCGGGCCGGTGTGCAGCGGTACGCACAGCAGTGGGCCGCCGCGATGGCCCGTCTCGGCTTCGTGCCGATGAGTGGCGCCGAGACCGAGCGGCTGCTCGCCGTACACGCGGTGCGCCTGGCGCAGGCGTTGCTCGCCGAGCCGTTCAGCGCCGACCCGGCCGACGACGTGGGCCGGGAACTGGTCGGTGCGCACCTCACCGACCCGGCCATGCTTGACTGGTCGGTCCGCGCCCTCGGCGCCGGGTTCGCCAACGCGGTCCTGCCCGAGCAGCCCGATTCACCGGCGGTACGGCACCGGATCGCCCGGTTGCAGGGCGGCCTGGCGGCCGGCTTCGCGCGGGCGCTGCGCGAGCTGACCTTCAGCCAGCAGGAGCGGATCAGCCGGTCGGCCTGGCAGGCACGGGACGAGACCGAGCAGGCGTTGCGGGACAGTGAGGCGCGGTTCCGGGCGGTTTTCTCCGGCGCCGCGCTCGGCATCGGCATCGCCGACACCAGCGGCCGGATCATCGACCTCAACCAGGTCTTCGCCGAGATGCTCGGTTACGCCGTCACCGAGCTGCGTGACCGGCAGGTGACCGAGTTCTGCCACCCGGAGGACGTCGGGCCGTTGGCCGAGCTCTACCAGGAGCTGGTTGAGGGCAAGCGGGAGGCGGCCCGGGTCGAGAAGCGCTACCGCCGCAAGGACGGCAGCGTCGTCTGGACCGACCTGGCGCTCTCCCTCATCCGGCACGACGACGGCCGGCCCAGGTTCGTCGTGGCCATGGTCGAGGACATCACCCAACGGTACGAGCTCCAGCAGCGGCTGCGCTTCCAGGCGCTGCACGACCCGCTGACCGGGCTGCCGAACCGTACCCTCTTCTTCGATCGACTGGCGGCGGTCTTCGCCGACGGCAAACCGACCGACCGGGTCGGCCTCTGCTTCCTCGACCTCGACGGCTTCAAGGCGATCAACGACAGTCTCGGACACGACCTCGGCGACCGGCTGCTGGTGGTGGTGGCGCAACGGTTGGCCGCGTCGGTCTCCGCCCGGGGTCACCTGGTGGCCCGGATGGGTGGCGACGAGTTCGTCATCCTGGTTGAGCGCAGCGATGGCCCGGACGAGGTGGTCGACGTGGCGAAGGCGGCGCTGTCCACCGTGGCCGAGCCGGTGCAGGTGGGGGACCAGCAGCTCGAGGTCTCGGCGAGCATCGGCCTGGTCGAGGGGCCGCTCGCCGACACCTGCCCGACCGATTTGATGAAGGCCGCCGACGCCACCCTCTACTGGGCCAAGGCGGACGGCCGGGGGCGGTGGGCGGTGTACGACGCCGAGCGGGGTGCCCGGGACAACGCCCGCGCGGGGCTCGCCGCGGTGTTGCCGGCCGCCCTGGAGCGTGGCGAGTTCACCGTGGACTACCAGCCGATCGTGGCGTTGACCGACGGCTCGTTGCGCGCGGTCGAGGCGCTGGTCCGATGGCGGCATCCGGAGCTGGGACTGCTCGGCCCGGACCAGTTCATCGGGCTGGCCGAGGAGACCGGTCTGATCATCCGGCTCGGCCGGTGGGTGCTGCACCAGGCGTGCGCGTACGGCAGTCGCTGGCGGCGCGAGTTCCCCGACACCCGACTCGTGGTCAGCGTCAACCTGGCCGTACGGCAGGCGAACGACCCGGGTGTGGTCGACATGGTCGCCGAGGTGCTGCGGGACACCGGGTTCCCGGCCGAACTGCTCCAACTCGAAATCACCGAGAGCGCGGTCATGGCCACCGGCGGCGAGCCGGTACGTTCGCTGCGCCGACTCGCCGCGCTCGGCGTACGCCTCGCCATCGACGACTTCGGCACCGGCTACTCGAACCTGGCGTACCTGCGGCGGCTGCCGATCCACTCGCTCAAGCTCGCCGCCCCGTTCGTCGAGGGGATCCGGTCCGGTGACGCGCTCGCCCTGGTCGACGAGCGGATCGTGGACGCACTGGTCCGGCTGGCGCACGCGCTGGGCCTGTCGGTGACAGCGGAGGCGGTGGAGACGGCCAGGCAGGCCGACCGGTTGCGGGCGCTGAACTGCGACACCGGGCAGGGGCTCTTCTACGGTGCGCCGGTGGCGGCCGAGGGCATCACCGCGCGGCTACGCGAAACCGCCCCGGGTAGGGCAGGCTGA
- a CDS encoding DUF456 domain-containing protein, with product MDTDSLVTLVAGLLIVAGIVGVLMPVLPALPLCWGGVLLWAIFDDAGLGRWVVLGIATALTLIGTVIKYAWPGRNLKRTGVPNSTLLAGGVLGLVGFFVVPVVGLIGGFVLGVWLAERLRLGDSRLAWPSTKDALKAAGLAMLVELGVGLAIALTWVIGLAVV from the coding sequence ATGGACACCGATTCCCTCGTCACCCTCGTCGCCGGGCTGCTCATCGTCGCCGGCATCGTCGGCGTGCTCATGCCGGTGCTCCCGGCCCTTCCGCTCTGCTGGGGCGGGGTGCTGCTCTGGGCGATCTTCGACGACGCCGGCTTGGGCAGGTGGGTGGTGCTCGGGATCGCCACCGCGTTGACCCTGATCGGCACCGTGATCAAGTACGCCTGGCCGGGCCGGAACCTGAAACGGACCGGGGTGCCGAACAGCACTCTGCTCGCCGGTGGCGTACTCGGCCTGGTGGGGTTCTTCGTGGTGCCGGTGGTGGGCCTGATCGGCGGGTTCGTACTCGGGGTGTGGCTGGCCGAGCGGTTGCGCCTGGGCGATTCGCGGCTCGCCTGGCCGTCCACCAAGGACGCGCTCAAGGCGGCCGGCCTGGCCATGCTGGTCGAACTCGGCGTCGGTCTCGCCATCGCCCTGACCTGGGTGATCGGTCTGGCGGTCGTCTGA
- a CDS encoding pyridoxamine 5'-phosphate oxidase family protein has protein sequence MGKIYPGIDARLRDFIQAQPMFFVATAPSGPDGHVNLSPKGMSGTFTILGTDRVAYLDYLGSGAETLAHLRQNGRITIMFCAFDGPPKVLRLHGRGDAVLVDDPRCAALLDAFPEAPDLHALRSVITVEVERVSDSCGFAVPLMSYQGDRDLLIQAHSRRGPTELAEYRASRNSTSIDGLPVLS, from the coding sequence ATGGGGAAGATATACCCGGGAATCGACGCCCGACTTCGTGACTTCATCCAGGCACAGCCGATGTTCTTCGTGGCCACCGCGCCCTCCGGGCCGGACGGCCATGTCAATCTCAGCCCGAAGGGCATGAGCGGCACCTTCACGATTCTCGGCACCGACCGGGTGGCGTACCTCGACTACCTGGGCAGCGGCGCGGAAACCCTCGCGCATCTGCGGCAGAACGGTCGGATAACGATCATGTTCTGCGCCTTCGACGGGCCGCCGAAGGTGCTCCGGCTGCACGGTCGCGGTGACGCCGTACTGGTCGACGACCCGCGCTGCGCCGCACTGCTGGACGCCTTTCCCGAGGCGCCCGATCTGCACGCGCTACGGTCCGTCATCACCGTCGAGGTCGAACGGGTCAGCGACTCCTGCGGCTTCGCGGTGCCACTGATGAGTTACCAGGGGGACCGCGACCTACTCATCCAGGCGCATTCCCGGCGCGGCCCGACCGAACTGGCCGAATACCGGGCCAGCCGCAACAGCACCAGCATCGACGGGCTGCCGGTCCTCTCCTGA
- a CDS encoding ATP-binding SpoIIE family protein phosphatase, producing the protein MSSGPATDGRWRHARPVYGLRQVADEADLVAGGDWYDAVTRGDGHLVLVVGEVLDTGVLAMAAMGQLRTALLAHLLAGVPPGSALTRLNHQFGHARRRWDAIVLCLQFDPGTGQLCYASAGHPSPLCLGPEGQIDLLHRQPLGPPVGERSDTSYETVETRLASGARLLFHQPNQVPTHSTVRAGGRRGPVPGSPGQVASDLVTRQEGGGPVAAIPHGPAEEEIEELVQVRFVQAPRRPRAEDVAVLLLADTAPERLALRLPADPTRLAALRKRLVDFLTVHGVGEPDLFDLVVAVSEAAANAIEHPVSPAERSITVEVTVADGTVVATVRDSGQWRESDDDPGFRGRGLALIRALGELSVQRTSAGTEVTFWRRLAN; encoded by the coding sequence ATGAGTTCGGGCCCGGCGACAGACGGCAGGTGGCGGCACGCCCGCCCGGTGTACGGGCTGCGGCAGGTCGCCGACGAGGCCGACCTGGTGGCGGGCGGCGACTGGTACGACGCGGTCACTCGCGGTGACGGCCATCTGGTGCTGGTGGTGGGTGAGGTCCTCGACACCGGCGTGCTCGCGATGGCCGCGATGGGTCAGCTCCGTACGGCGTTGCTGGCCCACCTCCTCGCCGGCGTCCCTCCCGGATCCGCCCTCACCCGCCTCAACCACCAGTTCGGCCACGCCCGTCGCCGGTGGGACGCGATCGTGCTCTGTCTCCAGTTCGACCCGGGCACCGGGCAGCTCTGCTACGCCAGTGCCGGACATCCGTCGCCGCTCTGCCTCGGCCCCGAAGGGCAGATCGACCTGCTGCACCGGCAACCGCTCGGCCCCCCGGTCGGGGAGCGGTCGGACACCAGCTACGAGACGGTCGAGACCCGTCTGGCGTCCGGGGCGCGACTGCTGTTCCACCAGCCCAACCAGGTCCCGACGCACTCCACCGTCAGGGCGGGGGGCCGTCGTGGCCCGGTCCCCGGGAGCCCCGGTCAGGTCGCGAGTGACCTCGTCACCCGGCAGGAGGGTGGGGGGCCGGTCGCGGCGATTCCGCACGGGCCGGCCGAGGAGGAGATCGAGGAACTGGTCCAGGTCCGTTTTGTCCAGGCACCGCGCCGCCCCCGGGCCGAGGACGTGGCAGTTCTGCTGCTCGCCGACACCGCCCCCGAGCGCCTCGCCCTGCGCCTGCCGGCGGATCCGACCCGACTGGCCGCACTGCGCAAGCGGCTGGTCGATTTCCTCACCGTGCACGGGGTGGGCGAGCCCGATCTGTTCGATCTGGTCGTCGCGGTCTCCGAGGCGGCGGCCAACGCGATCGAGCACCCCGTGTCGCCCGCCGAGCGGAGCATCACCGTCGAGGTGACGGTCGCCGACGGCACGGTGGTGGCGACCGTACGCGACAGCGGCCAGTGGCGGGAGTCCGACGACGACCCGGGGTTCCGCGGCCGGGGACTGGCGCTGATCCGGGCGCTCGGTGAGCTGAGCGTCCAACGCACCTCGGCGGGAACCGAGGTCACCTTCTGGCGGCGGTTGGCCAACTGA
- the map gene encoding type I methionyl aminopeptidase: MTVRAPLTPGTLSPWRPVPPHIARPEYVGKTRPRQWRGSHVQTAETIEKMRVAGRLAAQATQLAGEHCKPGVTTDEIDRVVHEFLVDHGAYPSTLGYRGFPKSCCTSLNEVICHGIPDSTVLEDGDIINVDVTAFVDGVHGDTDATFCVGAVDESARLLVERTHEAMMRGIKAVAPGRQINVIGRVIESYARRFGYGVVRDFTGHGIGETFHSGLYVPHYDSPRPTDVMEPGMTFTIEPMITLGTHEYDMWADGWTVVTKDRRWTAQFEHTILVTEDGHEILTLP; this comes from the coding sequence ATGACCGTCCGCGCACCCCTCACCCCAGGCACGCTCTCGCCGTGGCGGCCGGTGCCGCCGCACATCGCGCGACCGGAATACGTCGGCAAGACGCGCCCCAGGCAGTGGCGCGGGTCGCACGTCCAGACGGCGGAGACGATCGAGAAGATGCGGGTCGCCGGCCGGCTCGCGGCCCAGGCCACCCAGCTCGCCGGTGAACACTGCAAGCCGGGCGTCACCACCGACGAGATCGACCGCGTGGTGCACGAGTTCCTCGTCGACCATGGCGCGTACCCGTCGACCCTCGGCTACCGGGGCTTTCCCAAGTCCTGCTGCACCAGCCTGAACGAGGTCATCTGCCACGGCATCCCGGACTCCACGGTGCTGGAGGACGGCGACATCATCAACGTCGACGTCACCGCCTTCGTCGACGGCGTACACGGCGACACCGACGCCACGTTCTGCGTCGGCGCGGTGGACGAGTCCGCGCGGCTGCTGGTGGAGCGGACCCACGAGGCGATGATGCGGGGGATCAAGGCGGTCGCTCCCGGTCGCCAGATCAACGTCATCGGTCGGGTGATCGAGTCCTACGCCCGCCGCTTCGGCTACGGCGTCGTACGCGACTTCACCGGCCACGGCATCGGCGAGACCTTCCACAGCGGGCTCTACGTGCCGCACTACGACAGCCCCCGGCCGACCGACGTGATGGAGCCCGGGATGACCTTCACCATCGAACCGATGATCACGCTCGGCACGCACGAGTACGACATGTGGGCCGACGGCTGGACGGTGGTGACCAAGGACCGGCGCTGGACGGCCCAGTTCGAACACACGATCCTGGTCACCGAGGACGGTCACGAGATCCTCACCCTGCCATGA
- a CDS encoding VIT1/CCC1 transporter family protein, translating into MTDVPAAVREDHHADVSGGWLRPAVFGAMDGLVTNIALIAGVGGGGVTPHTIVVTGVAGLVAGAISMGLGEYTSVRSQNEQLAAEVAKERRELERHPEAEARELADSWVRRGLPRELAEQVAVALGNNPDEALRVHVREELGVDPDEQPSPWTAAILSLVCFSIGALVPLLTYLVGFTSLWLALGVGALGLFVAGALVARFTNRPWWMSGGRQLLLGMAAALVTYLVGRLIGLGGPLG; encoded by the coding sequence ATGACCGACGTGCCCGCGGCAGTTCGCGAGGACCATCACGCCGACGTCTCCGGCGGTTGGCTGCGCCCGGCGGTCTTCGGCGCGATGGACGGTCTGGTCACCAACATCGCGTTGATCGCCGGTGTCGGCGGTGGTGGCGTCACGCCGCACACCATCGTGGTGACCGGCGTGGCCGGCCTGGTCGCCGGTGCGATCTCGATGGGGCTCGGTGAGTACACCAGCGTCCGGTCGCAGAACGAGCAGTTGGCCGCCGAGGTCGCCAAGGAGCGGCGCGAGTTGGAGCGCCACCCGGAGGCGGAGGCGCGGGAGCTGGCCGACAGCTGGGTACGGCGCGGCCTGCCCCGGGAACTCGCCGAGCAGGTCGCCGTCGCGCTGGGGAACAACCCGGACGAGGCGCTGCGGGTGCACGTACGCGAGGAACTGGGTGTCGACCCGGACGAGCAGCCCAGCCCGTGGACCGCCGCGATCCTCTCGCTGGTCTGCTTCTCGATCGGTGCCCTGGTGCCGTTGCTCACCTATCTGGTGGGCTTCACCAGCCTCTGGTTGGCGCTCGGCGTCGGCGCGCTGGGGCTCTTCGTGGCCGGTGCGCTGGTCGCCCGGTTCACCAACCGCCCGTGGTGGATGAGCGGTGGCCGGCAACTGCTGCTCGGGATGGCGGCGGCGCTGGTCACGTACCTGGTGGGGCGGTTGATCGGGCTGGGCGGTCCGCTCGGCTGA
- a CDS encoding nitroreductase family deazaflavin-dependent oxidoreductase produces MSALGTIARRFSHRRWFARTVRFVVPLDRLIGRLTKGRVVALGIAPSLIITTTGRRSGQPRSNPLLYVRDGEAYVVIGSNWGQTQHPAWSLNLLADPSATVTLDGTRIPVRSTLAQGAERERLWRLLLAEWPAYQTYVERAGGRDIRIFRLAPDGAAEPGGTDPRRP; encoded by the coding sequence ATGTCCGCACTAGGTACGATCGCCCGCCGGTTCAGCCACCGGCGCTGGTTCGCCCGGACCGTCCGGTTCGTCGTGCCGCTCGATCGGCTGATCGGCCGACTGACCAAGGGCCGGGTGGTGGCACTCGGCATCGCCCCGTCGCTGATCATCACCACCACGGGTCGCCGTTCCGGGCAGCCGCGCAGCAATCCCCTGCTCTACGTACGCGACGGCGAGGCGTACGTGGTGATCGGGTCCAACTGGGGTCAGACCCAGCACCCGGCCTGGTCACTCAACCTGCTCGCCGACCCGTCCGCCACGGTCACCCTCGACGGGACCCGGATTCCGGTCCGGTCCACCCTGGCGCAGGGAGCCGAACGGGAGCGTCTCTGGCGGCTGCTCCTGGCGGAGTGGCCGGCCTACCAGACCTATGTGGAGCGGGCCGGCGGACGCGACATCCGGATCTTCCGACTGGCTCCGGACGGGGCCGCCGAGCCGGGCGGAACCGACCCCCGGCGGCCCTGA
- a CDS encoding PadR family transcriptional regulator, with the protein MSIRYGLLALLERGPMYGYQLRSAFEDSIGAAWPLNIGQVYTTLGRLVRDGLVRALPEHEAGQRPYQITEAGRRALASWFDTAVNHTDRPRDELTIKLALALATPGVDVATVVSTQRAATKRALQEFVRRKVRETSTENVSGRLVLDAMIFQTEAEIRWLDHCAESLTAPSAPTAGAEQP; encoded by the coding sequence GTGTCCATCCGCTACGGCCTGCTCGCCCTGCTCGAACGCGGGCCGATGTACGGCTACCAGCTCCGTTCCGCCTTCGAGGATTCGATCGGGGCCGCCTGGCCGCTCAACATCGGTCAGGTCTACACCACCCTCGGCCGCCTCGTCCGGGACGGACTCGTCCGCGCCCTACCCGAACACGAGGCGGGGCAGCGCCCGTACCAGATCACCGAGGCCGGGCGGAGGGCGCTCGCCTCCTGGTTCGACACCGCGGTCAACCACACCGACCGGCCCCGCGACGAATTGACGATCAAGCTGGCACTGGCACTCGCCACGCCCGGCGTCGACGTCGCCACGGTGGTGAGCACCCAGCGCGCGGCGACCAAACGGGCGTTGCAGGAGTTCGTCCGGCGCAAGGTCCGGGAGACCTCGACGGAGAACGTCTCCGGACGGCTGGTGCTCGATGCGATGATCTTCCAGACCGAGGCCGAGATCCGTTGGCTGGACCACTGCGCGGAGAGCCTGACCGCTCCGTCGGCCCCGACAGCCGGCGCCGAACAGCCGTAA
- a CDS encoding ferritin-like domain-containing protein, whose amino-acid sequence MSAALEAALTAEYAAIFAYGPIGVRLKGAAATDARAAEAAHRTRRDALVLLLTTGGGKAPAAAASYELPFPVTDAAAAVRLAVEIEERTAGIWRAALAGTTGAERERALDALTDCAVRATRWRRSAGINPVTVAFPGRPA is encoded by the coding sequence ATGAGCGCGGCGCTGGAGGCGGCACTCACCGCCGAGTACGCGGCGATCTTCGCGTACGGGCCGATCGGGGTGCGGCTCAAGGGTGCCGCCGCGACCGACGCCCGCGCCGCCGAGGCCGCGCACCGGACCCGGCGCGACGCCCTCGTGCTGCTCCTGACCACGGGCGGGGGTAAGGCCCCGGCCGCCGCGGCCAGCTACGAGCTGCCGTTCCCGGTGACCGACGCGGCGGCGGCGGTGCGGTTGGCGGTGGAGATCGAGGAACGTACCGCCGGGATCTGGCGCGCGGCGCTCGCCGGGACCACCGGGGCGGAGCGCGAGCGGGCCCTCGACGCGCTGACCGACTGCGCGGTACGGGCCACCCGCTGGCGGCGTAGCGCCGGGATCAACCCGGTCACGGTGGCCTTCCCGGGGCGCCCGGCCTGA
- the rimP gene encoding ribosome maturation factor RimP: MTQRGRAASRSTAAPRSGERRAAERPRGDLTARRARLRAVIEPVVTAAGYDLEDVSVSRAGRRHVVRIIVDGDSGINLDAVADISRAISAALDLAEESGGDLVAGEYQLEVSSPGVDRPLTLPRHWRRNVGRLVKVTATGAGQPAPEQRSPEAASESRRSAERQITGRVVAADDEWVRFDLDGRTTEWAYADLGPGRVQVEFSRLEEVADEDLAEFDDDQDDEDDEDDDQPETLAGNLPETDDTDDEDVEGEER, translated from the coding sequence ATGACGCAGCGTGGCCGTGCCGCCAGCCGGTCGACGGCCGCTCCACGGTCTGGCGAACGCCGGGCCGCAGAGCGCCCGCGGGGTGATCTTACGGCTCGCCGGGCCCGGTTGCGGGCGGTGATCGAGCCGGTGGTGACCGCCGCCGGTTACGACCTGGAGGACGTCTCGGTCTCCCGGGCCGGCCGCCGGCACGTGGTCCGGATCATCGTGGACGGCGACAGCGGGATCAACCTCGACGCGGTCGCCGACATCTCCCGGGCCATCTCGGCGGCGCTCGACCTGGCCGAGGAGTCCGGTGGCGACCTGGTCGCCGGCGAGTACCAGCTCGAGGTCAGCTCCCCTGGAGTGGACCGACCGCTGACCCTGCCCCGGCACTGGCGGCGCAACGTCGGACGACTGGTCAAGGTCACCGCGACCGGGGCCGGACAGCCCGCACCGGAGCAGCGCTCGCCGGAGGCGGCGTCGGAGTCCCGGCGCTCCGCCGAGCGGCAGATCACCGGGCGGGTGGTCGCCGCCGACGACGAGTGGGTCCGGTTCGACCTGGACGGGCGTACGACCGAATGGGCGTACGCGGACCTGGGCCCGGGCCGGGTGCAGGTGGAGTTCAGCCGCCTCGAAGAGGTGGCGGACGAGGACCTGGCCGAGTTCGACGACGACCAGGACGACGAGGACGACGAGGACGACGACCAGCCGGAGACGCTGGCCGGGAACCTGCCCGAAACCGACGACACTGACGACGAAGATGTGGAGGGCGAGGAGAGGTGA
- the nusA gene encoding transcription termination factor NusA: MNIDLAALRALEREREIPFDTILAAIETALLTAYRHTEGAETHARVEIDRKTGAALVYAQEVNEEGVVGREWDDTPHDFGRIAAMTAKQVILQRLREATDEVHFGEYVGREGDLVTGVVQAHEGRAEKGIVSVDLGKLEAVLPQPEQVPGEIYEHGQRLRCVVVHVAKGFRGPQITLSRSHPNLVKKLFALEVPEIADGTVEIAAIAREAGHRTKIAVRSTVPGVNAKGACIGPMGQRVRAVMSELHGEKIDIIDWSDDPANFVGNALSPAKALRVEVVDLAARAARVTVPDFQLSLAIGREGQNARLAARLTGWRIDIRPDNEQVGSPAPTGARGAADHVTEPGGAISAG, translated from the coding sequence GTGAACATCGACCTCGCGGCACTGCGCGCTCTGGAGCGCGAGCGGGAGATCCCGTTCGACACGATCCTCGCGGCGATCGAGACCGCGTTGCTGACCGCTTACCGGCACACCGAGGGCGCGGAGACGCATGCCCGGGTCGAGATCGACCGCAAGACCGGGGCCGCCCTGGTCTACGCCCAGGAGGTCAACGAGGAGGGTGTCGTCGGCCGGGAGTGGGACGACACTCCGCACGACTTCGGCCGCATCGCCGCCATGACGGCGAAGCAGGTGATCCTGCAGCGTCTGCGCGAGGCGACCGACGAGGTTCACTTCGGTGAGTACGTCGGCCGCGAGGGTGACCTGGTCACCGGCGTGGTCCAGGCGCACGAGGGGCGGGCCGAGAAGGGGATCGTCAGCGTCGACCTGGGCAAGCTGGAAGCGGTGCTGCCCCAGCCCGAGCAGGTGCCGGGCGAGATCTACGAACACGGCCAGCGGCTGCGCTGCGTGGTCGTCCACGTGGCAAAGGGCTTCCGTGGGCCGCAGATCACCCTCTCCCGGTCGCACCCGAACCTGGTGAAGAAGCTCTTCGCCCTGGAAGTGCCGGAGATCGCGGACGGCACCGTGGAGATCGCGGCGATCGCCCGTGAGGCAGGTCACCGTACGAAGATCGCGGTGCGGTCGACCGTGCCGGGCGTCAACGCCAAGGGTGCCTGTATCGGGCCGATGGGTCAGCGGGTCCGCGCGGTGATGAGCGAGCTGCACGGCGAAAAGATCGACATCATCGACTGGTCCGACGATCCGGCCAACTTCGTCGGAAACGCGTTGTCGCCGGCCAAGGCGCTGCGGGTGGAGGTCGTCGACCTGGCCGCCCGGGCCGCCCGGGTGACCGTGCCGGATTTCCAGCTTTCGCTGGCGATCGGCCGGGAGGGGCAGAATGCCCGGTTGGCAGCCCGGTTGACCGGTTGGCGGATCGACATCCGGCCGGACAACGAGCAGGTGGGTAGCCCGGCGCCGACCGGTGCGCGGGGCGCTGCTGATCACGTGACCGAGCCGGGCGGAGCGATCTCGGCCGGGTAG
- a CDS encoding YlxR family protein: protein MGCRRRAPAGELLRIIAVGDGVGHNLRPDPARRLPGRGAHLHPDPACLALAQRRRAFGRALRVSGVPDTGAVAEHINASTSTSGNPAGRGSQAR, encoded by the coding sequence GTGGGCTGTCGGCGACGTGCGCCGGCTGGAGAGCTGCTGCGGATCATTGCGGTCGGCGACGGGGTTGGTCACAATCTCCGACCTGATCCGGCCCGCAGACTGCCGGGTCGGGGAGCGCACCTGCACCCAGATCCGGCGTGTCTCGCGCTGGCACAGCGGCGGCGCGCCTTCGGGCGGGCCCTGCGTGTCTCTGGTGTCCCGGATACCGGGGCGGTGGCCGAGCACATCAATGCGTCAACCAGTACGTCCGGCAATCCGGCCGGGCGAGGGTCGCAAGCAAGGTAG